The following proteins come from a genomic window of Corynebacterium sp. P4-C1:
- a CDS encoding ectoine synthase produces MFTRSREDVETVEWGGGTSERLLTAKDNMGYAVAHTVVRAGTESKLQYRNHLEACYCIGGSGEVEDTEGNVYPITPGTIYVLDEHDAHYLRGGKDEDLILVSVFNPAITGDEKHTLSEDGFSSY; encoded by the coding sequence ATGTTCACCCGTTCCCGTGAAGATGTCGAGACTGTTGAGTGGGGTGGCGGCACCTCCGAGCGCCTGCTGACCGCAAAGGACAATATGGGCTACGCCGTTGCTCACACCGTCGTCCGTGCCGGCACCGAGTCCAAGCTGCAGTACCGCAACCACCTCGAGGCCTGCTACTGCATCGGCGGCTCCGGCGAGGTCGAGGACACCGAGGGCAATGTGTACCCGATCACCCCGGGCACCATTTACGTTCTCGACGAGCACGACGCCCACTACCTGCGCGGCGGCAAGGACGAGGACCTGATCCTAGTCTCCGTGTTCAACCCGGCGATCACCGGTGATGAGAAGCACACCCTGTCCGAAGACGGATTCAGCAGCTACTAA
- a CDS encoding cation transporter, with translation MTADRIRRAVLIVALLNLAYFFVEFSAAVAIGSASLFADSADFLEDTAINLLVFFAVAWPAARRRTAGSVLAALILIPAIAAIVTVVLKIMSPEPPSPEGLTGVALGALVVNLICAVILLRLRNEGSSLATGAWLAARNDALANILIIVAGLLTFVWATAWFDIIVGAIIAIVNLSAAKEVWEESREEHDSVEEAFADMEEC, from the coding sequence GTGACTGCCGACAGAATCCGCCGCGCCGTTCTCATCGTCGCGCTGCTCAACCTTGCTTATTTCTTCGTCGAGTTCTCGGCCGCTGTGGCCATCGGCTCGGCATCCCTGTTCGCGGATTCCGCGGACTTCCTCGAAGACACCGCGATCAACCTGCTGGTGTTCTTCGCTGTGGCGTGGCCAGCAGCCCGGCGCCGGACAGCTGGTTCGGTGCTGGCTGCCCTCATCCTCATCCCGGCGATCGCCGCGATCGTGACCGTCGTGCTCAAGATCATGAGCCCGGAGCCACCCTCGCCTGAGGGGCTGACCGGTGTGGCGCTCGGCGCGCTCGTGGTCAACCTGATCTGCGCTGTGATTTTGCTCCGCCTGCGCAACGAGGGGTCCTCGCTAGCCACCGGTGCGTGGCTCGCTGCGCGCAACGACGCGTTGGCCAACATCCTCATCATCGTCGCCGGCCTGCTCACCTTCGTGTGGGCGACTGCCTGGTTCGACATCATCGTCGGCGCGATCATCGCGATCGTGAACCTTTCCGCCGCCAAGGAAGTGTGGGAAGAGTCCCGCGAAGAGCACGACTCCGTCGAGGAAGCGTTCGCCGATATGGAGGAATGCTAG
- a CDS encoding Nramp family divalent metal transporter has product MLDFGRADVHRHCTKKKSGWIGPGLLISASFIGPGTVTTATTTGADFGFALAWAIVFSIIATIVLQEMSARLGLTGEMSTGEAMRATFQSPAAKIAMIALIVTAIGIGGAAYAGGDTTGTALALSGVTGLPVPVLSGIIAAVIVLVLLTGSYKIIEAFMSVLVVILMGIFLVTAVAVKPDIGAMLHGMFVPGIPGGAAVTAVALVGTTVVSYNVFLHSNLVREKWGTEPQSLALKKARVDNAVSITVGGVITLAILTTAATVMFSQGLTAESAADMAEPLRPMLGDAAPWVLAIGLFAAGMTSAVAGPLGAAYAICGVMGWTSDLKDTKFRAIYLTVVIVGAVIAVTGVNPIQVIVLAQAANGSLLPVVAFFLLYTMNNKKLLGEHANGLATNIAGGLIFLITVVLGGLSLFGLF; this is encoded by the coding sequence ATCCTCGATTTTGGGAGGGCAGATGTCCACCGTCACTGCACGAAAAAGAAATCCGGCTGGATCGGTCCCGGCCTGCTGATCAGCGCTTCATTCATTGGACCGGGAACTGTCACCACTGCCACGACTACAGGTGCGGACTTCGGGTTCGCGCTGGCGTGGGCCATCGTGTTCTCCATCATTGCGACGATTGTTCTCCAGGAGATGTCGGCCCGCCTGGGCTTGACGGGCGAGATGAGTACCGGCGAGGCCATGCGCGCGACCTTTCAATCGCCCGCAGCCAAAATCGCCATGATCGCCCTGATCGTCACAGCGATCGGCATCGGTGGCGCGGCCTATGCGGGTGGCGACACCACCGGCACGGCGCTAGCGCTCAGTGGTGTGACCGGCCTGCCCGTCCCTGTCCTGTCCGGCATTATCGCCGCTGTGATCGTCCTTGTCCTGCTCACTGGGAGCTACAAAATCATCGAGGCATTCATGTCGGTGCTGGTGGTCATCCTCATGGGCATTTTCCTTGTCACGGCAGTGGCGGTGAAGCCGGACATTGGCGCGATGCTCCACGGCATGTTCGTCCCCGGCATTCCCGGCGGTGCCGCAGTCACCGCGGTCGCCTTGGTGGGCACCACCGTTGTCTCGTACAACGTCTTTCTGCATTCCAATTTGGTGCGGGAGAAATGGGGGACTGAGCCTCAGAGCCTCGCGCTGAAGAAGGCCCGCGTCGACAATGCTGTCTCCATCACTGTGGGCGGAGTGATCACCCTCGCCATCCTCACCACCGCCGCGACAGTCATGTTCAGTCAGGGGCTGACCGCTGAATCCGCCGCGGATATGGCCGAGCCTTTGCGCCCCATGCTTGGCGACGCCGCACCCTGGGTCCTTGCTATCGGCCTTTTCGCCGCGGGCATGACCTCCGCAGTTGCCGGACCCCTTGGGGCGGCGTACGCCATTTGCGGTGTCATGGGCTGGACCAGCGACCTGAAAGACACAAAGTTCCGGGCCATTTACCTCACTGTCGTCATCGTCGGCGCCGTCATTGCGGTCACCGGCGTGAACCCGATCCAGGTGATCGTCCTCGCCCAGGCCGCCAACGGCAGCCTCCTGCCTGTTGTCGCTTTCTTTCTCCTCTACACCATGAACAACAAGAAGCTGCTCGGCGAGCATGCCAACGGGCTGGCCACGAATATCGCTGGCGGCCTGATCTTCCTGATCACGGTTGTGCTCGGCGGCTTGTCTCTGTTCGGCTTGTTTTAG
- the thiO gene encoding glycine oxidase ThiO, which yields MKVAVIGGGIIGLSTALRLADGGHSVTVYDPAPASGATWHAGGMLAPAAEVVYKQDPLFPLMIAAGKWYPELIELTAKYTDSPTGYRTDGTLVVAKDRADKTHLEELQEYQELHGMTTERITTREARKLEGALAPSISGAVHIPGDHQVRPRLFAAALQEACSNAGVEFVAEAVRDVADVDADQVLLANGLGARETTGWFEGENPLKLRPVYGDMVELRVPEHQRPLINHVIRGFVEDRPIYLIPREDCTLTVGATTREDDRAEPQAGGVLQLLRDGSEIVPGIEECDFVETHVGARPGSPDDLPYLGRVNDRVVVSTGYFRHGILLAAMGAKCGAALVEGVEPPVELEACDPLRHSRRN from the coding sequence ATGAAGGTAGCAGTGATCGGCGGGGGCATTATCGGCTTATCGACGGCGCTTCGTCTCGCCGACGGCGGCCACTCCGTCACGGTATACGACCCGGCGCCCGCCAGCGGCGCGACCTGGCACGCGGGCGGGATGCTCGCCCCAGCGGCGGAGGTGGTGTACAAGCAGGACCCGCTGTTCCCGCTGATGATCGCCGCCGGAAAGTGGTACCCGGAGCTGATCGAGCTGACCGCGAAGTACACCGACTCCCCCACCGGCTACCGCACCGACGGAACGCTGGTGGTGGCGAAGGACCGCGCGGACAAGACGCACCTCGAGGAGCTGCAGGAGTACCAGGAACTGCACGGAATGACCACGGAGCGCATCACCACGCGGGAGGCGCGGAAATTGGAGGGGGCGCTGGCACCGTCGATAAGCGGTGCCGTGCACATCCCCGGCGACCACCAAGTCCGCCCGCGGCTCTTCGCGGCCGCCCTGCAGGAGGCGTGCTCCAATGCTGGAGTCGAGTTCGTGGCGGAGGCTGTGCGCGATGTGGCCGACGTCGATGCAGACCAGGTCCTGCTGGCCAACGGGCTCGGCGCGCGCGAAACGACCGGCTGGTTTGAGGGCGAAAATCCGCTGAAGCTGCGCCCGGTCTACGGCGACATGGTGGAACTGCGCGTGCCGGAGCACCAACGGCCGCTGATCAACCACGTGATCCGCGGATTCGTCGAGGACCGGCCGATCTACCTCATCCCGCGCGAGGACTGCACGCTAACTGTGGGCGCGACGACGCGTGAGGACGACCGTGCCGAGCCCCAGGCAGGCGGGGTGCTGCAACTGCTGCGCGACGGCAGCGAGATCGTGCCCGGCATCGAGGAGTGCGACTTCGTTGAAACCCACGTCGGTGCGCGCCCCGGCTCGCCGGATGACCTGCCGTACCTCGGCCGCGTGAACGACCGCGTCGTCGTTTCCACCGGCTATTTCCGCCACGGCATCCTGCTCGCCGCCATGGGCGCGAAGTGCGGGGCCGCGCTCGTCGAGGGCGTCGAACCGCCCGTAGAGTTGGAGGCGTGTGATCCCCTGCGTCATTCAAGGAGGAACTAA